The DNA region GTCCGCACCGGGACCTTCGAGCGGGCGGCGCCCGTGCTGTTCCTGTGCCACCTGCCCCGCGCGCTGCCCGTGCTGCTGCGGGAGCGGGTCTCGCCCATCCGCGCCCTGGAACTCGCCCTGAGTGCGGAAAGTACCCGCCTCTACCTCGAAACCTGCCGCGACCTCGCCCGCGAGTACAGGGTCTACCTGTGCTGCGGCTCGACCCCCATGCCCCGTTACCGCCTGAAGGGGAGGCGACTCGTCCGCGAGCGGGGAACGCTGCACAACGAGACCGTCCTGCTCGACCCGCAGGGGAACCTGATCGGCGTGACGGACAAGGTGCACCTCACCCCCGCCGAGGAGGCCGGGGGCGTGGACCTGACGCCGGGGCCGCTGGAGGAACTGAGGGTCTTCCCCACGCCGGTCGGAGACCTCGGGGTGGCGATCAGCCTGGACGCCTTCCGTTCCGACGTCATCTCGCGCCTGGAAGCGGGCGGCTGCACCATCCTGCTGCAACCCGACGCGAACGGCGCTCCCTGGACGGCCCAGGAGGGGCTGCCCCCCGACCCCACGAACGTGCGCGATCAGCCCGTCGCCTGGCTGGAAAGCAGTTGGCAGGCGACGACCCACGGGCGCTCCATCCGCTACGCGGTGAACCCGATGGTCGTCGGCAACCTCCTCGACCTGACCTTCGACGGGCAAAGCGCGATTACGGGCCGGGCCGAGGACGCCCCCGAACCTCGCTCCTACGTCCTGACCGAGCCCCGCCCCGGCTTCCTCGCCCTGATGCCGTGGGTGGAGGAGGCGGACGACCCGGAGCGCCTGCGCGAGGTGGGCCGTCACCTTGCCGCCCGCAGTGGTTACCCGCGCGAGAACCGTTACCGCGTGGGCGTCCTTCACGCCGACCTGACCCTGCCGCCGGGCGAGGTTCCAACACCCCCGCCCACCGAACATGAGCGGGCGTTGGGCGCGTTGCTGCGGGGGGAAGCCCGTCTGCCGACGGAACACCTGCTCTGGCCCCTGTTCACCCTGGGCGGCGTTCTCCTCCTCGCCCTTCGGCGCAAGCGTTGACAGGGCCGGGGGAGGTCCCTATACTTCCTTTCGCGCTCGGGAACGCCCCGGGTGTGCCCCACCCTCACGGGGGGTTGGCCGAGTGGTTGAAGGCAACGGTCTTGAAAACCGTAGTAGGGCAACCTACCGGGGGTTCGAATCCCTCACCCCTCGCCACAGGACTGATCGGCACAGCATGACAACTGGTGTTCTCTTTGGAGAGGTGGGTGAGCGGCTTAAACCAAGCGTTTGCTAAACGCTCGTACGCCTTAAAAGTGTACCGCGGGTTCGAATCCCGCCCTCTCCGCCAAGCACCGCCTAATACTCGTACGCGCCCGTAGCTCAGCTGGATAGAGCGTCTGACTACGGATCAGAAGGCCAGGAGTTCGAATCTCTTCGGGCGCGCCAAGAAAACTCCCTCTGAGAGGGGGTTTTTCCTTTTAGGCTTTGGTTGGGGGAGGGCGGCGTGCCTTGTTCGTGCCTTACACGTCTCTATCGCGTCCGCGATGGTTAAATGTCGCTTCCTGGAACATTCGCGCCCACATGAGGAAAACGTCCCGGCAAAGTCGAGCAGGTGCCCGCCCGGCGGAGGATCCCCGCCCACAAGGGGAAAACCTCAGGCCCCGCAGCTTGCGGTCATGCTCGGGCGGAGCATCCCCGCCCACACGGGGAAAACACGAGCCCGCCCGCGACGGACACGCCCAGCCCCGGAGCATCCCCGCCCACATGGGGAAAATTAGTACGGCAAATGTATTTCAAGTTCAAACCGCGGAGCATCCCCGCCCACACGGGGAAAACGTTACCACCTCTCCGACTCTCTCGTCCTGGCACGGAGCATCCCCGCCCACACGGGGAAAACCGCCGCCCGTCATCCTCGAAGAACTGGCCCGCCGGAGCATCCCCGCCCACACGGGGAAAACGGCACGAACAGCACTGCCACTGTGAGCACGACTGGAGCATCCCCGCCCACACGGGGAAAACTACCTTTGCATAAACCCCTTGGCCGCGTCGAGCGGAGCATCCCCGCCCACACGGGGAAAACGCAGCGTCGTCGCCCTGAGCCGTAAGCAACGCCGGAGCATCCCCGCCCACACGGGGAAAACAGCACCATCACCAAGAGTGGGTTTTTCGGGACCGGAGCATCCCCGCCCACACGGGGAAAACCGGCTCGCGGTGGGCATGGAAAGCAATAAGCGCGGAGCATCCCCGCCCACACGGGGAAAACAACCTCCGTGACCGCCTCAGCTATTTCATTGACGGAGCATCCCCGCCCACACGGGGAAAACTCGCCCATCAGGTCCGGGGAGAGGACGAAGCCCGGAGCATCCCCGCCCACACGGGGAAAACGGTTTGCAACCGGGCGATCTCCGCCAGGGCCTCGGAGCATCCCCGCCCACACGGGGAAAACCCACCCGAATTGGCACAACTCGCTGGATACGACGGAGCATCCCCGCCCACACGGGGAAAACACTACGCCACCCACCGACCCCACCTTGAACGGCGGAGCATCCCCGCCCACACGGGGAAAACAGGATCACGGTCTGACCGTTCGCGTACCAGAGCGGAGCATCCCCGCCCACACGGGGAAAACGCCGCGCAGGATGTTCTCGCGGTTCGTCACGGCGGAGCATCCCCGCCCACACGGGGAAAACTCGAACCCGTCCGTCCCGACCGTGACAAGTTTCGGAGCATCCCCGCCCACACGGGGAAAACGAAAGGCACCTGGGGTGCAGAACGATGGCGGCCGGAGCATCCCCGCCCACACGGGGAAAACCTCTTTGCCGCCGTGCGCGACGGCAAAACGACCGGAGCATCCCCGCCCACACGGGGAAAACTAGGGTTGAAAATCAACCCTACATGGCGAGCCCGGAGCATCCCCGCCCACACGGGGAAAACGACCGCAGCAAGGTGGCGGACGTGCTGGCACGCGGAGCATCCCCGCCCACACGGGGAAAACGCCAACACCTACCTGGAATTCTTGGATCTGGCCGGAGCATCCCCGCCCACACGGGGAAAACGACGCGCTCCCGGCCCCGCTCGCCCTCGTCGCCGGAGCATCCCCGCCCACACGGGGAAAACGAGGACCCGGCGACCTGCGCGCGCATCCGCGCCGGAGCATCCCCGCCCACACGGGGAAAACATGGTTACCCTCCTGTTCGTCGGCTCAGGAAGCGGAGCATCCCCGCCCACACGGGGAAAACGTGCTGTCCGAACTCGTCCACGGCTGGAGCTACGGAGCATCCCCGCCCACACGGGGAAAACATGCGCGCCGGATGGTGAGACGGGTTGAGCCGCGGAGCATCCCCGCCCACACGGGGAAAACCAGCTCGTGGACGCGGGCCGCGACCTGCGCGACGGAGCATCCCCGCCCACACGGGGAAAACCTGTCCCTCGGCTACACCCTGCGCCAGGGCGACGGAGCATCCCCGCCCACACGGGGAAAACCGTCGCCCAGGTGCTCAACGGGGGGCTCATCGCGGAGCATCCCCGCCCACACGGGGAAAACTCAACATCAGAGATGTAGCTGGACCGCTCGGGCGGAGCATCCCCGCCCACACGGGGAAAACGCCATCGTGCGCCGCCTGATTGACGAGGAGGGCGGAGCATCCCCGCCCACACGGGGAAAACCGGTCCAGGACCTTCTCAACAACTCGACCTTCCGGAGCATCCCCGCCCACACGGGGAAAACGTCACGCCCGCCACCCACGAGCAGTTCCGAGCCGGAGCATCCCCGCCCACACGGGGAAAACACCAGCAGTGCGACTCCTGATACGCGCACCAGCGGAGCATCCCCGCCCACACGGGGAAAACCGGAGCATGGACTGGACGAGGTCCTCGTTGATCGGAGCATCCCCGCCCACACGGGGAAAACGAAGACGAACGAATCCGCCTAGGCCGTATCAACGGAGCATCCCCGCCCACACGGGGAAAACTCAGCGAGGCGACGCGGAGGGAAACCAGCCACAGGAGCATCCCCGCCCACACGGGGAAAACGATTGAATGCGAGATTCGAGAAAAACCAATTCCGGAGCATCCCCGCCCACACGGGGAAAACTACTGTGGTTGGTCTCTTGTTTAAGGGTGCTACGGAGCATCCCCGCCCACACGGGGAAAACTTGACGTGCGCTCGGCGGGCCTTGCCACACCGCGGAGCATCCCCGCCCACACGGGGAAAACCGCTGCAACTGCCCCACCCGGGGGAAACGACGCGGAGCATCCCCGCCCACACGGGGAAAACGAGGGCGCGACCCCCCGCCTGGACTCGTGGGGCGGAGCATCCCCGCCCACACGGGGAAAACCCGACCCGGGTGAGCGTCCGCTTCACCGACCGCGGAGCATCCCCGCCCACACGGGGAAAACCGCCGAGAGGGCATCCACGGCAGGGGCGGTGCCGGAGCATCCCCGCCCACACGGGGAAAACAACGCCTTCTCAGCGCGGATGCTGTAGGTGGACGGAGCATCCCCGCCCACACGGGGAAAACCAGATCGAGAAGATCACGAAGGCGTGGGCGGACGGAGCATCCCCGCCCACACGGGGAAAACGGTTGAGGGGAGAGGTCACTTGCCCTCACCCGCGGAGCATCCCCGCCCACACGGGGAAAACGGCGAGAGGTGTCCCGGCGGGCACCTCCACCTCGGAGCATCCCCGCCCACACGGGGAAAACACTTTAAAACCACAGCCACTTTACCCCACGCCCCCCCTCGAAGGGTCCGGCGACACCTCTGATTCAAATTACATTGTCATGCGGCGCTGCCGAAGCGGCCTTCAGTCTAAGCCAGGGCAGTGATTCACAGCCAGGGGAATTCCCACGTCACGTTTAGACGCACTTGGCTAGCACAGTAAAGGCGTCGCTAGGAAGCCCCCCTAGAGCACGAGTTTCAGGAAAAGTGGGGCTTTTCGGTGACGGTCGAGACTGGCACGTTCGCCCAGACGGCCCCCTTCAGTTTGCGTGTCCTGAAACATTCAGCCGATCGGCTAAGCGGCTGAGGGGGTCTCTGTTGCTTTCGGCGGCGTGGACCGCTGAAGAGGGAGGTTCCCATGACGATATGGACTCGGATCTGGCGTGCGGTGATGCTGTGCGGGCTGCTGGGGCTGGCGGCGCTGGGGCAGGTGCAACGGGTGGAGGTCCCCGCCAATCCCGTTCTGGCCGGAGACGATGTGAAGACGGGCGGGGGCGGCATGGGCTAAACAGCAGGGCGAAGTGCAGGGCGCGGTCCGGGCAGGTGGCCTGGGCCGCGTTACCATCCGGATATGGCGGTCAGAACGGGGCACCCGGGGAGCGCACAACTCACATCCGTCTGGGACGAATCGGTAGAGGTGCTGCTGGCCCTGGGCCGCTCCGCAGAGGCGCTGCGGACCCTCGTCCATGCCACCGAGGAGGCACGGGGCTCGGCCCGCTTTGCCGAACTGCTGGCCCTGTTTGGGCGGTTACCGCCGGAGGCGCAGGCGCAGCCGGAGAGCCTGCGCCTGCGCCTCCGGCTCCTGGGAAATTTGCCGGGGGGTGCGGCGCACATCGAGGACGAGGTGCGGGGGCGGTTGCAGCAGGCACCGTCCCCAACCTTTCTCTGGGCATATCTGGCCTGGGCACTGACGCAGCGCGAGGCCGACGAGGAGGGCCTCCAGTACGCGGTGCGGGCCGTGCAGGATGCGGAAGCACTCACCCCCTTTGAAGGGATGCTGTTGGAGCGGGCACGGGGGCAGGCCCTGATGCGGTTGGGGCGGAAGGGCTGGCTGGACGCCTATGAGCGGGCGCTGCGGTGGTGCCGAGGCCGCACGCGCGGCATCACTCTGATGGAGTTCGGCAGCCTGCTCGCCCGGGCTGGAGAGCAGGCGCGGGCCGTGCAAGTGTTCAGCGAGGCCCGCCTCGCCCTGAAGGGCGAGGAACTGGAGGGCTGGGCGCTCAACAGCCTCGGCCTGATGGCGCTTCAACTCGGGCACCTGGAGGACGCCGAGAGGTACTTCCGCGAGATGTTCCGGGTCGGCGGCAAGTTCCGCAGCCGGGCGCTCTCGGGGCAGGGAGCGGCTTACCGCGCACTGGGCGAGTGGAAGCGCGCCGAGGACGCCTACACGCAGGCGGCAACCCAGGCGAGAAAGGCGGGCGACGAGGATGATCTGCGCCAGGCCCTGCGCGGGCTGGGCCACACGCTGCGGTTGCAAGGGCGAATGCTCGCGGCCCTTGAACCCCTGACGGAAGCGGCCCGGGCGGTGCAGGCCGACCGTGACGCGGGAACGTCCTGGGTGAACGTGGACCTCGCAGCGGCCCACGTCTCGCTGCCCCATCTGGACGCCGCGCAGGTGGAGGGCCTGCTGGGGCGCTCCGGAGTGCTGGGGCGCGAGGACGCTGACCGGGCGCAGATCGTGCGGGCGGAACTGGCCCGGCGCACGGGCGACGCAGCCCGCGCACTGGACCTCATGCAGGGCCAGGAGCAGCACCTGCTCTGGGTGCGTGAGGAAAGCCTGGCGTTTCCCGCCCTCTTCGCCCTGCTCCCGCTGGAGGCCCAGCCCCAACCGCTGCCCAGGCCACCAGTCACGCGGCTGGAGGTGCGTGCGGCAGGCTTCCCCGAGGTGCGCGTCAATGGCCGTATCCTGCACCTTCCGCCGCTCTCGTTGGTGGCGCTCGTGGCCCTGTTGGAGGGTGAGGGACAGGTCAGCGGCGACGCCCTGCTCGAAGCGCTGGACGACGGCCAGGTGCGGGAGGCCCGGCAGGCCAGGCAACGCGCTTCCAAGGTAATGAACACCCTGCGGCAGGGCCTGGGCTGGAAAGGCAGCATCGTCACGCGCGGCGGCTTCTACGAACTCGGCCCGGGGACCAAGTGGACCTACGACGTGCGCGAGTTACGGCGGGCGGGCCGTCCCGTCGAGGCCTTTCTCAGTGGTGTGCCCCTGCCCTGGGTCACGGCCCAGGAGCAGGAATTGCGTCAGGCCGACTCAAATCCCCTCAGCCTTGTGGGCGGGTGAGGCCGTCGCGCGACATCTGCGCCTCACCCGTGTGGCAGCGTGTGGGGTATGGGTGATCCTCTCCCGACGCAACCTCCGCCCAAGTCCGAGGACTGGGCCGATCCGAACCTGACACCCCAGAGGGTTCATCGGCCCTCAAAAGTGTGGCACCGGGCCAAGCGGCTGGCGGACCTGCTGGCCCGCCTCGAAACTTCACCCATGACAAAGGGGGAACTGTGCGCCCAGTTTGAAGTCGGCGTGCGGACCATCGAGCGAGACCTTCAGACCCTGGGACAGATGGGGCACGCCGCACTGCCCCATCCCGGCCACGAGAAACGGCTGTACATCCCCAAACGCGGCGGGGCCTTCAACGCCCCCGAGGCCCTTGCCGCCTACACGGCCATTCGCCTCGCCTACCACCACTCGCCGTCGGGCAACCGGCACTACCGACACGCGATGGAGCAGATTTCACGGGTGCTGCCCGAGAGCATCCGCTACACCCTGAATGCCTCCGTTGTAGACAACGGCGCGGCGCAGGTGCAGGAGCGCGAATTGGAAAAGGTGGCGCAGGCGTGGGTGGACTCGCGGGTGCTGCGCTTCGACTACCAGCCCCCCTCAAAACCAGTCGAGCGCGGCAACGAGTTGTGTGTGTACTTCATCGAGATTAGCCGCACCAACCTCGCGCCCTACGTGATTGGGCTAGAACGCAGGAAGCGCGGGCAGGTCCGCACCTTCAAGTTGTCGCGGATGCAGCACCTGGAGGTGCTGCGCGAGGGCTTCGAGCCGGACCCGGCCTTTGACCCCAAAGAATTCCTCTCGGACGCCTGGGGCGTGGTGGGGAGCGCTGCGCCCATCACGGTCACGGTGCGCTTCACGCCGGATGCCGCCTACCGCCTGCTCGAGGGCGGATATCCGAATGCCAGCTTCCGCACCGAGCCGGACGGCAGTATTTACGCCGAATTCCGCGCCGGGGCTGACAAGACGGGCCTGCCGCGCGAACTGCTCCCCTTCCTGCTGGGCTGGGGGCCGCGCGCCGAGGTGCTGGCCCCCGCCCACGTGCGGGAATACTGGTTGGGAGAACTGCGGGAAGCGCTGCGGCGCTATGACCGCTGAGGCGAGACGGACTGGTACACTAGCCCCAGCTCCGGGTGTAGCTCGACTTCCAGGTTGCTGAGGGGTATTGGAACTTTCCCGTTTACCAGCGGCAGGGGCACGCAGTCGCGCAGCAGGGGATTGTCGGCCCAGCTTGTGTGAGTTGGGGCGAGGTCAGGCGCCAGGTGAACCAGTTCCCGCCGCGAGACGCGCAGGCTGCGTTTAAAGATGGCGGCGGCCTGTGCCCGGTCTAGCTTGCCTACGCCCTTGCCGATGCGCGCCGGGTCTTTTCCATCGGGGTCCAGGAAATACCCGCTGCCGATGCGGTGAACGGGTACCAGCCGAATGTTCTGCTCCCCCAGGCGGGTCTGGGGCCACTCGTCGTCGTGGGCGGGTTCGCCGTCGGGCTCAGCCTGGATGGTCGGCACGTTGTTGAAGAAGTCGTCTGGGTTACCGATGTGGGCAAGGTCCCCGAAGCGTGCGTCGTTGCCCGTCTCGTTCTGAAACTCCACCGTCGCCGCGTCCAGTCGCGCCCGCTGCTCGTCTTCCAGCGTGAACCACTCGCCCTCCCCGTACACGTCCTGCACCAGCGTGTCCAGATCGGCGGGCAGGCGAATCTCTGCGCCGTCCTTCAGCCTGAGCCAGGTGCGGTAGAGCAGGTGGGGCGCGTAGACCCACTGCCACTTGTGGGCCTCCATCGCGGCGGCGGGCCAGGTGTCCAGCCCCGCCACCCACAGATGCGGCGTGGCATGTCCGTGTCTGCGGGCCGCGTTTCCCGCGTGCCGGTGCAACCTGCCCGCCCGCTGAAGCAGCAAGTCCATCGGCGCGAGGTCCGAGATCATCACGTCCGCATCGAAATCCAGGCTCTGTTCGGCCACCTGCGTGGCGATCAGGATCAAACGGCGGGGGCG from Deinococcus aetherius includes:
- a CDS encoding helix-turn-helix transcriptional regulator — its product is MTKGELCAQFEVGVRTIERDLQTLGQMGHAALPHPGHEKRLYIPKRGGAFNAPEALAAYTAIRLAYHHSPSGNRHYRHAMEQISRVLPESIRYTLNASVVDNGAAQVQERELEKVAQAWVDSRVLRFDYQPPSKPVERGNELCVYFIEISRTNLAPYVIGLERRKRGQVRTFKLSRMQHLEVLREGFEPDPAFDPKEFLSDAWGVVGSAAPITVTVRFTPDAAYRLLEGGYPNASFRTEPDGSIYAEFRAGADKTGLPRELLPFLLGWGPRAEVLAPAHVREYWLGELREALRRYDR
- a CDS encoding tetratricopeptide repeat protein — protein: MAVRTGHPGSAQLTSVWDESVEVLLALGRSAEALRTLVHATEEARGSARFAELLALFGRLPPEAQAQPESLRLRLRLLGNLPGGAAHIEDEVRGRLQQAPSPTFLWAYLAWALTQREADEEGLQYAVRAVQDAEALTPFEGMLLERARGQALMRLGRKGWLDAYERALRWCRGRTRGITLMEFGSLLARAGEQARAVQVFSEARLALKGEELEGWALNSLGLMALQLGHLEDAERYFREMFRVGGKFRSRALSGQGAAYRALGEWKRAEDAYTQAATQARKAGDEDDLRQALRGLGHTLRLQGRMLAALEPLTEAARAVQADRDAGTSWVNVDLAAAHVSLPHLDAAQVEGLLGRSGVLGREDADRAQIVRAELARRTGDAARALDLMQGQEQHLLWVREESLAFPALFALLPLEAQPQPLPRPPVTRLEVRAAGFPEVRVNGRILHLPPLSLVALVALLEGEGQVSGDALLEALDDGQVREARQARQRASKVMNTLRQGLGWKGSIVTRGGFYELGPGTKWTYDVRELRRAGRPVEAFLSGVPLPWVTAQEQELRQADSNPLSLVGG
- a CDS encoding nitrilase-related carbon-nitrogen hydrolase, whose protein sequence is MTPTQQRPPHERYFRAVAVQPQWSAADFLSTEAFRAWMRSQLEMARPHLAQGRPNLVVLTELNGLPLVLRGVPLAVRTGTFERAAPVLFLCHLPRALPVLLRERVSPIRALELALSAESTRLYLETCRDLAREYRVYLCCGSTPMPRYRLKGRRLVRERGTLHNETVLLDPQGNLIGVTDKVHLTPAEEAGGVDLTPGPLEELRVFPTPVGDLGVAISLDAFRSDVISRLEAGGCTILLQPDANGAPWTAQEGLPPDPTNVRDQPVAWLESSWQATTHGRSIRYAVNPMVVGNLLDLTFDGQSAITGRAEDAPEPRSYVLTEPRPGFLALMPWVEEADDPERLREVGRHLAARSGYPRENRYRVGVLHADLTLPPGEVPTPPPTEHERALGALLRGEARLPTEHLLWPLFTLGGVLLLALRRKR